ATCGACCTGAACACCAGCGCCCATCTGGGCCAGGAGCCGCTGCTCGTCCTCGAGGCCGACGAAGCCTTCGGCACCTTCAGCGGCCTGGACCTGGCCGCCCTGGCCGTCACCAACATCGAGGCCGACCACCTCGACCACTACCACACGCTGGACGCCCTCGAGGCTGCCTTCCGCGATGTCGTCGGGCGGGTCGCTGGACCGGTCGTGGCATGCGTCGACGACCCTGGGGCGCACTCGCTCATGGATGCCATGCCATCCGTCGTGGGCTACGGGACCTCTGCTGACGCCACCTGGAGGATCGAGGGGATCGAGCATCGGCGCTCCGCGGTGGCTTTCACGCTCGCTGGCCCAACCGGACCGGTGCCGGTCACGGTCCCCAAACCCGGTGATCACGTCGCCAGGAACGCCGCGGCCGTTCTCGCCCTCCTCGGTGAGATGGGACTCGACGTGGTCGCTGCCGCCGAGGGCCTGTCGCGCTACGGCGGTGTGCGACGCCGCTTCGAGATCAAGGGGGTGTTCCACGACACCCTGGTGGTCGATGACTACGCCCATCACCCGACGGAGGTGGCGGCGACCATCGCCGCCGCTTCCCTGGGGCACCGCGGTGAGGTGATCGCCGTCTTCCAGCCGCACCGCTACACCCGCACTGCCGACCTCGGCCACGATCTCGGTCTTGCCCTCGCCGGTGCCGATCGGGTCTTCGTCACCGACGTGTACGCCGCCGGGGAGGCTCCGATCCCCGGGATCACAGGTCGCCTGGTCGCCGATGCCGCTGCCGGGGCGGGTGCCGCCGTCGAGTACGTGCCTGCCCGGCAGGAGCTGGCCCCCGCCGTGCATCGGTCGGTTCGGCCGGGTGCCCTCGTCCTCCTGCTCGGGGCCGGCGACATCACCCTCGTGGCCGACGAGCTCGTGGTGCTCCTGGCGGACTCGTGATGACGGACCCAATCGCACGCCTGGAGTCCGAGGGAAAGGTGCAGCGCGACGTTCGCCTCGCCCGGTACACCACCTACAAGATGGGTGGGCCAGCGGCGTACCTCGTCGAAGTAGCTGACGAGGAGGACGTGGTCGCCGCGGCGCTCCTCGCCACCCGCGAGTCGCTTCCGGTCCTCCCGCTCGGACGGGGCAGCAATGTGGTCGTGGCGGCCGCCGGCTTCCCAGGGGTAGTCGTGAGGTCGAGCGGGAAGCTGACCGAGATACGGATGGTGGACGACGGTATGGTCGTCGCCGGAGGCGGCTGTCCGCTTCCGGTGCTCGCCAGAGAGACGGTCGCCGCTGGCCGCGGCGGGCTCGAGTTCTTCACCGGCATCCCCGGAAGCGTCGGCGGTGCGGTGCGGATGAATGCCGGCTGCCATGGCTCCGAGACCGTCGATCATCTCGTCGATGTCCGGATCGTCGACCTGGGCGACGGCACGGCCGAGGTGCGAGCCGCTGACTCGTTGGACCTCACCTACCGACACTCCAATCTCACCGATGGCGACTTCGTGGTCTCGGCTCGCTTCCGCACCGACGCGGTCGACCCGGCGGTAGGGCGGGCGCGGATTCGTGACATCACCCGGTGGCGGCGGCTCAACCAGCCCGGAGGGACCCTCAACGCGGGCAGCGTGTTCAAGAACCCCCCAGGGGACTCGGCCGGCCGGATCATCGACTCCCTCGGCCTCAAGGGATGGCAGATGGGAGGCGCCGCGATCAGCGACCGTCACGCTAACTTCATCGTCGCCGGGGACGACGCCACCCCTCATGACATCCACCGGCTCGTTCGGGCAGTTCAGCGCCGTGTCGAAGTGGAGGCAGGAGTCAGACTCGAGCCCGAGATCCGGTTCGTGGGGGAGTTCGATGACTGACCGCGTCGCCGAAACCAGGCTGTCGGCCGTAGCGTGGCCGTGGATGCTGGCGATCTCGTTGCTCGCCGGGGCGGCGATCCTGCTCCACTCGCCGCTGCTCTCGGTGAAGCGCATCGAAGTGCTCGGCGTCGTGCAGTCGCGCGCCGCCGGCCGGGTCGCAGAGTCGGGGATCGGAGAGGGGGCCATCCTGTTGTGGGTCGATACCGACCGGGTGGCCCGAGCCGTGGCGGCGGACCCCTGGGTGGCTGCGGTCCGGGTGGATCGAGAGTGGCCGGATCGACTCGTCGTCGAGGTGATAGAGCGTGAGCCGGTGGCCTGGATTCAGGGCCGGTCGGGGTGGATGCGGGTGGCCGCCGACGGTGTGGTCATCGACACGGCGCAGCGGCCCACTCCCGAGCTCGTCCAGCTGGCGGTGGCGGCCGTCGATCGAGCTCCCGGCGCA
The DNA window shown above is from Acidimicrobiia bacterium and carries:
- the murC gene encoding UDP-N-acetylmuramate--L-alanine ligase, with amino-acid sequence MAELVGYRRIHMVGVAGSGMSGLAKMFAQAGHRVTGSDIKPAAVLRVLEGAGVETWVGHRPERAGEWDLVVASSAVPEADPELVAATDAGVPVWARPQLLDALTAGVRTVGVTGTHGKTTTTAMMVTALHALGRDPSFLVGGELIDLNTSAHLGQEPLLVLEADEAFGTFSGLDLAALAVTNIEADHLDHYHTLDALEAAFRDVVGRVAGPVVACVDDPGAHSLMDAMPSVVGYGTSADATWRIEGIEHRRSAVAFTLAGPTGPVPVTVPKPGDHVARNAAAVLALLGEMGLDVVAAAEGLSRYGGVRRRFEIKGVFHDTLVVDDYAHHPTEVAATIAAASLGHRGEVIAVFQPHRYTRTADLGHDLGLALAGADRVFVTDVYAAGEAPIPGITGRLVADAAAGAGAAVEYVPARQELAPAVHRSVRPGALVLLLGAGDITLVADELVVLLADS
- a CDS encoding FtsQ-type POTRA domain-containing protein — encoded protein: MTDRVAETRLSAVAWPWMLAISLLAGAAILLHSPLLSVKRIEVLGVVQSRAAGRVAESGIGEGAILLWVDTDRVARAVAADPWVAAVRVDREWPDRLVVEVIEREPVAWIQGRSGWMRVAADGVVIDTAQRPTPELVQLAVAAVDRAPGAASDDEAWSDLVAMARVLAEGIGPGIRIEAVGPELWGRLPGHEVRLGHPIDLEDKARALVALLGEGVPVGSRIDVTSPSRPAVVPPDTEGVRE
- the murB gene encoding UDP-N-acetylmuramate dehydrogenase, with product MTDPIARLESEGKVQRDVRLARYTTYKMGGPAAYLVEVADEEDVVAAALLATRESLPVLPLGRGSNVVVAAAGFPGVVVRSSGKLTEIRMVDDGMVVAGGGCPLPVLARETVAAGRGGLEFFTGIPGSVGGAVRMNAGCHGSETVDHLVDVRIVDLGDGTAEVRAADSLDLTYRHSNLTDGDFVVSARFRTDAVDPAVGRARIRDITRWRRLNQPGGTLNAGSVFKNPPGDSAGRIIDSLGLKGWQMGGAAISDRHANFIVAGDDATPHDIHRLVRAVQRRVEVEAGVRLEPEIRFVGEFDD